ATGCAAATACAGTGGTTAGAGACCCAGCGCACgtatgcaaaaaaatacagCGGAAATTTCAAGTAAAAATGTAGCttcataaaaaagaagcagaTTCCCTAAAATAAGCAATAGATCTTCACATATATCGTTATCATCCCCTTTCTTCCCTGTTTCAATGCAAGCTAAAATTATATATGCTCTGAGCGCAATTTCTGCGTTGATTCCGTTAGGATCATCACTATTAGCACCTATAGAAGACCCCATAGTATCGAATAAGTACCTCATATCTTACATCGATGAGGACGACTGGAGTGATAGGATATTACAAAATCAGTCTGTCATGAACTCGGGATATATAGTGAATATGGGCGACGACCTTGAATGctttattcaaaatgcAAGCACTCAATTGAATGATGTATTGGAAGACTCAAATGAGCATAGCAATAGTGAAAAGACAGCATTATTAACTAAAACCCTGAATCAAGGTGTTAAGACAATTTTCGATAAATTAAATGAACGGTGCATCTTCTACCAAGCCGGATTTTGGATTTACGAGTACTGTCCTGGCATAGAATTTGTTCAGTTCCATGGTAGAGTAAATACAAAAACTGGTGAAATAGTAAATCGAGATGAATCTTTGGTCTACCGCCTGGGAAAACCAAAAGCAAATGTAGAAGAGAGAGAATTTGAACTACTTTATGACGATGTAGGATATTACATCAGCGAAATTATAGGGTCAGGTGATATTTGCGATGTGACGGGGGCTGAAAGAATGGTTGAAATACAATATGTCTGTGGCGGCTCAAACTCTGGACCATCGACTATTCAATGGGTGagagaaacaaaaatttgtGTTTATGAAGCCCAAGTTACCATACCTGAATTGTGCAATTTAGAATTACTAGCCAAAAATGAAGACCAAAAGAACGCCTCACCTATACTTTGCAGGATGCCCgcaaaatcaaaaattggtaGTAACTCTATTGATTTAATCACCAAATATGAACCGATTTTTTTAGGTTCTGGAATATACTTTCTAAGGCCCTTTAACACCGACGAAAGAGACAAATTAATGGTTACTGACAATGCCATGTCAAATTGGGATGAGATTACGGAAACATATTACCAGAAATTTGGAAATGCCATAAACAAAATGCTTAGTTTGAGATTAGTATCGTTACCTAATGGACATATTCTCCAGCCTGGTGACTCATGTGTTTGGTTGGCGGAAGTGGTTGATATGAAAGATCGGTTTCAAACCACTTTATCGTTGAACATACTTAATTCACAGAGAGCAGagatatttttcaacaagACGTTTACATTTAATGAAGATAATGGAAACTTCCTATCATACAAAATTGGGGATCATGGCGAGTCAACTGAACTTGGTCAAATAACCCACTCAAACAAAGCAGATATAAATACCGCAGAAATTCGGTCAGATGAATACTTAATTAACACTGATAATGAGCTATTCTTGAGGATTTCTAAGGAGATAGCAGAAGTGAAAGAATTATTAAACGAAATCGTAAGTCCACATGAAATGGAAGtaatatttgaaaacatGAGAAATCAACCGaataatgattttgaacTGGCGTTGATGAACAAGTTGAAATCCTCATTAAATGATGATAACAAAGTTGAGCAGATAAACAACGCAAGGatggatgatgatgaaagcACTAGTCATACAACCAGAGACATCGGGGAAGCTGGATCACAAACGACAGGGAATACTGAATCGGAGGTAACAAACGTAGCAGCTGGTGTTTTCATCGAACATGATGAGCTTTAAACAAGGAGGAGTATAaacttttaatttttttttttcacgtTTTGCCTTTTATATACCGattaaatatttatatttctgactttttctttaccgACACCAACAGGTGTAGGCtcaaaacataaaaaaaaagagtatTCTATAAACAGTTCTTACGAATAGAACAACTCTTaaaatccttttcttgCCAAGTCATCGGTTATCTTCAAGTAAAAATTCAGGATGTCAACCTTCTCTCCGACAGTAGTGGTACGAAAAAATTTACTCCAATCATCCTGTAACTTATTTTTCCAATTGATGACGTCCAGATGATCCATGTCCTTCAAAGTCCCCCTGTATTCACCCCATTTACTACTATTTATGGTTACAAGGCCATCGTTGGGGCAACCTTTAGACCTTTCATAAACAATTTTCCAGGGAGTACAAAAGACATTGTACCACTTAGGCACAAAGGAGCATCCATACGAAAAATAAGAGACTTTTGGACTATTTGGCGTAAccaaattgaaatatttcataTACGCAGTCGTGAGTTGGTAGAAACATATTGGCAATATCTTTTGGCTAACTCTCAAGGCATTtagattttcaaaaaggtCGACTACGTAATCGGCCATTTCTGACCCTCTATGTGGAGTTGAAATAGTGGTTAGGCTCAATATATCGTAATTcctattttttatattgcAAATTAGATATCGGCAGTCTAGTCCCCCCATTGAGTGTGCGATTAGATTTAACGAATGTCGCTTATCCTTCGACTcgattttctttacttcTTTCTGTAACTGAGCATCCAAAGCCATTGCTCTTTCCTCGATGCTACCAAAACCTGGTACCTTAGTGGTGATAACAGTACATCCCTTagattgaagaaattttttaacgCCAATCCAATATTCAATCTCCAACAAATTTGTGTACTTGTTATCACTCTTATCTTCGTCATCCTGCATGAAATTTTCTGCCATATTATGTACTATTGAATTGGAAATTAGGTTTGTCAGATGGAATACAGAAGGGATTAGAATTAATTTGTCAAATCCTGATAAACCATGGCAAAATACAATAGGATTTTTTGGGGGCTTGTACGAATCAGGAACTTTGACGGAGTCTATTATTATATCATTAGctttattatcatttttcattttttttatgctTTTCCTCCTTTAAAACAAGACGCTTTATTCTCTATATTCTTCCTTGtacatattttcaatagcgGTTCATATTAGGCTCATTATGAGAAAAGGTTGGTGAGAAATTTAGCATATTTTAAACAATCATTTAGCTAGATGAATCAGAATGTTTTTCCGACAAATAGTAGCTCGCGTGGCGTAATGGCAACGCGTCTGACTTCTAATCAGAAGATTATGGGTTCGACCCCCATCGTGAGTGCTTTGTTTCTTCCGTGATAGTTTAATGGTCAGAATGGGCGCTTGTCGCGTGCCAGATCGGGGTTCAATTCCCCGTCGCggagaattttttttaattgatAGTAGCAGGTACAGGAGAAAGAGTAAATAATAGAAAGCAAGGTACGTGATGGGAATTGATCAAACTAATATCGCTATACCTATAAGAATTTGCGTGTTTGTATACgtaaagaatatataatatattgatgTGTGCGCTGAGGAAGGTAAGTCTACACAATTTATCCGTTAGCCCAAATTAATCAAAcagcatattttttagtcCACTCCTTAGCGGTGGCTTCATACTTAGCCTTATCTGTCTTGTAGATTTGAGCAATTTCAGGGACCAAAGGATCGTCGGGATTAGCATCTGTTAAAAGAGAGCAAATAGACaacaaaacttttgaaaggGTTAGCGCCGGTGACCACTGGTCCTTTAAAATATCAAGGCAGATATTACCACTCGAATTAATATTCGGATGATAAATTTTGGTCGTAAAGTTTACCTTCGGTGGCTTGAATGGATAATCAGTTGGAAAGTGAAtagacaaaaagaaaacgcCACCAGCGTAGGGTGAGTCTGAAGGACCCATAATAGAGGCTTGCCAATGATACAGGTCATCCCCTACAGGTCCTGCTGAACATGAAGCAGGAGGATCTCTTCggaaaaaagttcaaaaaagaaactcaTGTTAGTaatcctttttctttacagatcaagaaaaatcattcattttatttttaacaTACCTCCCTAAATCACTTAATTCCTTGGCAATACGCTTGGAGGAAGACATTTTTAGTTTAGTTGAGGGTGGTGAGCAGAAAATGACTTTTCAAGATGGTAGTCAATAAGCAGTCCTGAccttggaaaataaaactcCAACCATCTATTAAAATCCGGGAtacaattattttttataattttgGGTCGGCTATCTTTGGTACAAATGAGTAAGGCGGCAGCCGCTTTATTACCCGCTCGCAGTGGCAACTACCTCCACCACAGCCATGCTTCAAAAGCGCTTGCTACGAGAGTTTACACCGTACTAGCACTAGCAATACATCTAGATATCTAATTGAATTACGCACaatataagaaaaatcGGTTTATGAGCCTAATGAATGAGTACCAAAATAAGTAGGCAAAAAGTACAGCCTCTCATGGAACAATGAACACAACCCTAGTATAATTCATCTGTACTTTGGGACTTTCTGTGTAAGTAAACCAAGACATAATTTAATATATTTGAGAAATCTATCCTTATCCAATTGGTTGTTGCAGATGATTTCATATAAGCAAAAATGTTGGTATAACTTTCACCACATGCAATAGCAGATCTTTTGTATAACGCGTATTGCCCAACATAATCTAAGATCAGATCattaataagaaaatctCATTTCCAAAACCGATTGGACATATACTGTTTAGTAATAACCGCCGATATGATGTTCTTCCGTTCTCTTGCCTCTGTATTCCGTTACCCGTTGcagaatgaaaaattttttcttttggcgatgaggtaaaaaattatcagaGATGCCAAAGTAATGGAGTTGCGAATAAGAAAGCATTATGTCGTACACATCGGAAGCGAAATTCTATAGTTTGATAAATTTCTATAGATATTAAACCTCTCCAGTGTCTTTGTTGGTACAGTAatcaaaaataatgagTGAGAACAACGGCAATCCGCTGGATTTGTCTTCACTAAGAAATAAGATTTCGTCAAAATTGCGAGACAATAACAGCAAAAAGGCGAAGAAAACCCACAAAGGCAAGGACGTGAAGGCCAGTAGTAATTCAAAGAAGGTAAATGAGGACATACGTCGTGAAGCACTAGCATTGGGTGCCAGCGAAGAAGATCTAAAATTGATTCAAGGATTAAgcgatgatgatgacgcTAAGAGCGAACAGGAATTTGATGCCGTCGCTGACGAGGATGCTGACGACAAGGGATTCAAGAACgatcttcaaaatttcatgAAGAATGTAGGATTTGACCAACACAAACTCGAAGATGTAGACGATGACGatatagaagaagaatccaCTAGCTCCAAAGAATCTAAAATACCCGCTCAAGAGAAGGAACATGCACAATCAAACATTGCATCATCGACAATAGAGAAAACCTCCCAAGAGTCAATCGATAATGGCAgtgaacaagaagaaaacacaGTAGAAGAGGCTAATCTTAGTTCAGACCAAGAGCCAGAATCAGAATCTgcagagaaagaaaagaaagaggaGAAAGATGGAGGTTTAATTACTCAAACTACTATTATCTCATCTGACAAACTTATTATTCCTTACGATAAACCATGGTATGAAATTCCATTGGATCCTCAAGTTGGACAAAATGatgatgttgaagaattatCCAAGGAACAGATTGagaaactttttgaaagagGTAAGCAAACGCTAGAAGCTGACAACCAAACTTACTATGAGGAGTTTACAAAGGACTCATCGCAGGCCAAGTTCATGTCCCAAATCCTATCGGACGGTACCCTCAACGATAAAATATCTGCCGTAACTTTACTCATTCAAGATTCGCCATTGCATAACACTAAGTCTTTAGAAACTCTGGTTTCATATTGTGGCAAAAAATCGAGAAACTCTGCTTTACAGAGTTTAAACGCTTTGAAGGATTTATTCTTAAATGGTCTTTTGCCCAACAGAAAGCTGAGgtatttcaaaaatcaaCCTGGCTTATCTATGATGCTAAACAAGAAAACTCTTGCAATTTTCTATTTCGAAGATTATTTAAAGAAACTGTTCTTTCGTGTTTTAGAAGTCTTGGAAGTGCTTTCCCACGATCCAATTATTCACGTTAGATTACAAATATTAAATCATGTATTTGATTTATTGACCAACCAACCAGAGCAGGAATTTAATTTATTGAGATTAGGTGTAAATAAAATTGGTGATATTGATTCCAAAGTTTCTTCGAAGGCGTCATATTTACTACTGAAGTTGGAACAAGCTCATCCGAATATGAAATCTATTGTCATTGATGCTATCGTTGATATCGCATTGAGACCGAATGCGGATTATCATACCACTTACTATTCTGTTATTACTTTAAACCAAACCATCTTAAAAAGATCAGAAGACTCTGTTGCTAATAAATTAGTAAAAACATACTTCActttgtttgaaaaattcttgattaATACTGATAAAGACAATACCAATGGCGTTGTTAAGAGTAACTCAAAGTCGTATGaggagaaaagaaagaagaacttTAAAAAGGGTAAACACGGTGGTAAATCTGTAAAAATCGAAAAAACGGAAAATGAAGTTTTAGATGAAAAGAACTCAAAATTATTCAGTGCTTTGTTAACAGGTATCAATCGTGCATTCCCATTCGCTCAGATTCCAGCGTCTGTCTATGAAGTACATATGGAaactcttttcaaaatcacACACTCCTCTAACTTTAACACCTCAATCCAAGCATTAGTTTTGATTAATCAAGTCACC
This is a stretch of genomic DNA from Saccharomyces cerevisiae S288C chromosome IV, complete sequence. It encodes these proteins:
- the YOS9 gene encoding Yos9p (ER quality-control lectin; integral subunit of the HRD ligase; participates in efficient ER retention of misfolded proteins by recognizing them and delivering them to Hrd1p; binds to glycans with terminal alpha-1,6 linked mannose on misfolded N-glycosylated proteins and participates in targeting proteins to ERAD; member of the OS-9 protein family), with the translated sequence MQAKIIYALSAISALIPLGSSLLAPIEDPIVSNKYLISYIDEDDWSDRILQNQSVMNSGYIVNMGDDLECFIQNASTQLNDVLEDSNEHSNSEKTALLTKTLNQGVKTIFDKLNERCIFYQAGFWIYEYCPGIEFVQFHGRVNTKTGEIVNRDESLVYRLGKPKANVEEREFELLYDDVGYYISEIIGSGDICDVTGAERMVEIQYVCGGSNSGPSTIQWVRETKICVYEAQVTIPELCNLELLAKNEDQKNASPILCRMPAKSKIGSNSIDLITKYEPIFLGSGIYFLRPFNTDERDKLMVTDNAMSNWDEITETYYQKFGNAINKMLSLRLVSLPNGHILQPGDSCVWLAEVVDMKDRFQTTLSLNILNSQRAEIFFNKTFTFNEDNGNFLSYKIGDHGESTELGQITHSNKADINTAEIRSDEYLINTDNELFLRISKEIAEVKELLNEIVSPHEMEVIFENMRNQPNNDFELALMNKLKSSLNDDNKVEQINNARMDDDESTSHTTRDIGEAGSQTTGNTESEVTNVAAGVFIEHDEL
- the TGL2 gene encoding triglyceride lipase (Triacylglycerol lipase involved in mitochondrial lipid homeostasis; contains lipolytic activity towards triacylglycerols and diacylglycerols when expressed in E. coli; localizes to the mitochondrial inner membrane; forms homodimers under non reducing conditions) codes for the protein MKNDNKANDIIIDSVKVPDSYKPPKNPIVFCHGLSGFDKLILIPSVFHLTNLISNSIVHNMAENFMQDDEDKSDNKYTNLLEIEYWIGVKKFLQSKGCTVITTKVPGFGSIEERAMALDAQLQKEVKKIESKDKRHSLNLIAHSMGGLDCRYLICNIKNRNYDILSLTTISTPHRGSEMADYVVDLFENLNALRVSQKILPICFYQLTTAYMKYFNLVTPNSPKVSYFSYGCSFVPKWYNVFCTPWKIVYERSKGCPNDGLVTINSSKWGEYRGTLKDMDHLDVINWKNKLQDDWSKFFRTTTVGEKVDILNFYLKITDDLARKGF
- the UBC5 gene encoding E2 ubiquitin-conjugating protein UBC5 (Ubiquitin-conjugating enzyme; mediates selective degradation of short-lived, abnormal, or excess proteins, including histone H3; central component of the cellular stress response; expression is heat inducible; protein abundance increases in response to DNA replication stress; UBC5 has a paralog, UBC4, that arose from the whole genome duplication), translating into MSSSKRIAKELSDLGRDPPASCSAGPVGDDLYHWQASIMGPSDSPYAGGVFFLSIHFPTDYPFKPPKVNFTTKIYHPNINSSGNICLDILKDQWSPALTLSKVLLSICSLLTDANPDDPLVPEIAQIYKTDKAKYEATAKEWTKKYAV
- the MAK21 gene encoding RNA-binding ribosome biosynthesis protein MAK21 (Constituent of 66S pre-ribosomal particles; required for large (60S) ribosomal subunit biogenesis; acts as part of a Mak21p-Noc2p-Rrp5p module that associates with nascent pre-rRNA during transcription and has a role in bigenesis of the large ribosomal subunit; involved in nuclear export of pre-ribosomes; required for maintenance of dsRNA virus; homolog of human CAATT-binding protein); its protein translation is MSENNGNPLDLSSLRNKISSKLRDNNSKKAKKTHKGKDVKASSNSKKVNEDIRREALALGASEEDLKLIQGLSDDDDAKSEQEFDAVADEDADDKGFKNDLQNFMKNVGFDQHKLEDVDDDDIEEESTSSKESKIPAQEKEHAQSNIASSTIEKTSQESIDNGSEQEENTVEEANLSSDQEPESESAEKEKKEEKDGGLITQTTIISSDKLIIPYDKPWYEIPLDPQVGQNDDVEELSKEQIEKLFERGKQTLEADNQTYYEEFTKDSSQAKFMSQILSDGTLNDKISAVTLLIQDSPLHNTKSLETLVSYCGKKSRNSALQSLNALKDLFLNGLLPNRKLRYFKNQPGLSMMLNKKTLAIFYFEDYLKKLFFRVLEVLEVLSHDPIIHVRLQILNHVFDLLTNQPEQEFNLLRLGVNKIGDIDSKVSSKASYLLLKLEQAHPNMKSIVIDAIVDIALRPNADYHTTYYSVITLNQTILKRSEDSVANKLVKTYFTLFEKFLINTDKDNTNGVVKSNSKSYEEKRKKNFKKGKHGGKSVKIEKTENEVLDEKNSKLFSALLTGINRAFPFAQIPASVYEVHMETLFKITHSSNFNTSIQALVLINQVTVKAKLNSDRYYRTLYESLFDPRLVNSSKQGIYLNLLYKSLKQDALNVERVEAFVKRILQVCSHWLNVGTITGFFFLLIQLAKTVPQIKNLLTNTPVDYEYESDAEEEQGDKDIKRKEYDGRKRDPKFANAEKSSLWEINNFINHFHPTVKTYANAYVTGETEQIAKPDLGLFTLSHFLDRFVYRSAKQTNTARGTSIMQPLFSGSRVNDSVLVKASDIMHDQGPVNTEDWLTKKVEDIKPEDKFFYQYFTTKKTADGKGKKSNKASNFDSDDEMDENEIWSALVKSRPDVEDDSDDSELDFAEDDFSDSTSDDEPKLDAIDDEDAKSEGSQESDQEEGLDEDIFYSFDGEQDNSDKKRSFAESSEEDESSEEEKEEEENKEVSAKRAKKKQRKNMLKSLPVFASADDYAQYLDQDSD